The Rhizobium brockwellii genome window below encodes:
- a CDS encoding ABC transporter permease gives MHRYKFVLTRPLQFLPVIFGISVITFILVRLIPGDPARNILGTRATPAALASIRAQYGLDQPMWLQYVYFLKNLANGEMGKSILYKIDVLKLIVTRIEPTLALVVSSVVLSVLIAVPMAAIAARNAGRAPDHAVRIVSTFGIGFPPFWLGLMLIILFSVELGVLPVSGYGATIREKLSHLVLPSLTVALSLSTVLTRSLRAAMIEQLKSDVATAARARGMPEGIVFWRHVLPNSLVPTINLLAVNIGWLIGGTVVVESVFALPGMGQLLVRAIFSRDYMVVQGVAMVFACATVLINFIADIVTVAVDPRVKL, from the coding sequence ATGCATCGCTATAAATTCGTTCTGACGCGTCCGCTGCAGTTCCTGCCTGTCATCTTCGGCATCAGCGTCATCACGTTCATTCTGGTCCGGCTTATCCCCGGCGATCCGGCACGCAACATCCTCGGCACGCGCGCGACGCCGGCAGCACTTGCCAGCATCCGCGCCCAGTACGGGCTCGATCAGCCGATGTGGCTGCAATATGTCTATTTCCTCAAGAACCTTGCCAATGGCGAAATGGGCAAGTCGATCCTCTACAAGATCGACGTGCTGAAGCTGATCGTCACCCGCATCGAGCCGACGCTTGCGCTCGTCGTCTCCAGCGTCGTGCTGTCGGTCCTGATCGCAGTGCCGATGGCGGCGATTGCCGCACGCAATGCCGGCCGGGCGCCGGATCATGCGGTGCGCATCGTCTCGACCTTCGGCATCGGCTTTCCGCCCTTCTGGCTGGGGTTGATGCTGATCATCCTCTTCAGTGTCGAACTCGGTGTGCTGCCGGTTTCGGGCTATGGTGCAACGATCCGCGAAAAGCTGTCGCATCTGGTGCTGCCGAGCCTGACGGTCGCGCTGTCGCTCTCGACCGTGCTGACGCGCAGCCTGCGGGCGGCGATGATCGAGCAACTGAAGTCGGATGTCGCGACCGCGGCGCGCGCTCGCGGCATGCCCGAAGGCATCGTCTTCTGGCGACACGTCCTGCCGAATTCGCTGGTGCCGACGATCAATCTGCTTGCCGTCAATATCGGCTGGCTGATCGGCGGCACTGTGGTAGTCGAGAGCGTCTTTGCGCTGCCCGGCATGGGACAGCTGCTGGTCAGGGCGATCTTCTCACGCGACTACATGGTGGTGCAGGGCGTCGCCATGGTCTTTGCCTGCGCCACCGTGCTCATCAACTTCATCGCCGACATTGTCACTGTCGCCGTCGATCCGAGGGTGAAGCTATGA
- a CDS encoding ABC transporter substrate-binding protein — translation MTNRWKSIGLAALLAGLTLSASYAEAAGVLTIGRREDSTTFDPIKTAQNIDNWVFSNVYDVLIRVDKTGTKLEPGLAESWTTSDDGLTYTFKIRDAKFSDGSPLTAEDAAYSLLRIRDDAASLWSDSYKVIDTAVATDAHTLTIKLKNQSAPFLSTLALPNASVISKKGMESLGPDVYGEKPIASGAFTVEEWRRGDRVILKKNPNFWQADRVKLDGVEWISVPDDNTRMLNVQAGELDTAIFVPFSRVEELKKDPNLNVDIDASTREDHLLINHAHGALGKKEVRQALDLAIDKKAIVDTVTFGQGTVANSYIPKGALYYYADNLQRPYDPEKAKELLAAAGVSDLTLNYLVRAGDEVDEQTAVLVQQQLQKAGITANLQKVDPSQEWDMIVAGDYDVSVNYWTNDILDPDQKTTFVLGHDSNNNYSTNYKNEAVKELVAKARLELDPKKREQMYVDLQKMAKDDVNWIDLYYSPYINVSRKNIENFYQNPLGRFFLEDTVKN, via the coding sequence ATGACAAACAGGTGGAAATCAATCGGGCTTGCAGCCTTGCTCGCCGGTCTGACGCTCAGTGCAAGCTATGCCGAGGCCGCCGGTGTACTCACCATCGGCCGCCGCGAGGATTCGACGACGTTCGATCCCATCAAGACCGCGCAGAACATCGACAACTGGGTGTTCTCCAACGTCTACGACGTGCTGATCCGCGTCGACAAGACAGGCACGAAACTGGAGCCGGGCCTTGCCGAAAGCTGGACCACCTCGGATGACGGGCTGACCTACACGTTCAAGATCCGCGACGCGAAATTCTCCGACGGTTCGCCGCTGACGGCGGAAGATGCGGCCTACAGCCTGCTGCGCATCCGCGATGACGCTGCATCGCTCTGGAGCGATTCCTATAAGGTGATCGACACGGCCGTGGCGACCGACGCGCACACGCTGACGATCAAGCTCAAGAACCAGTCCGCGCCGTTCCTTTCGACGCTGGCGCTGCCCAATGCCTCGGTCATCTCCAAGAAGGGCATGGAATCGCTCGGTCCCGACGTCTATGGCGAAAAGCCGATCGCATCCGGCGCGTTCACCGTCGAGGAATGGCGGCGCGGCGACCGCGTCATCCTGAAGAAGAACCCGAATTTCTGGCAGGCGGACCGGGTGAAGCTCGACGGTGTCGAGTGGATCTCGGTGCCTGACGACAATACCCGCATGCTGAACGTTCAGGCCGGCGAGCTGGATACGGCGATCTTCGTTCCCTTTTCTCGCGTCGAGGAGTTGAAGAAGGACCCGAACCTCAACGTCGATATCGACGCTTCGACTCGCGAGGATCATCTTCTGATCAATCATGCGCATGGCGCGCTCGGCAAAAAGGAAGTCCGCCAGGCGCTGGATCTCGCGATCGACAAGAAGGCAATCGTCGATACCGTCACCTTCGGCCAGGGCACCGTCGCCAACTCCTATATTCCGAAGGGCGCGCTCTATTATTATGCCGACAACCTGCAGCGGCCTTATGATCCCGAAAAGGCAAAGGAGTTGCTGGCCGCCGCCGGCGTCTCGGACCTGACGCTGAATTATCTGGTCCGCGCCGGCGACGAAGTCGACGAACAGACGGCCGTTCTGGTCCAGCAGCAACTGCAGAAGGCCGGCATCACCGCCAATTTGCAGAAGGTCGACCCGAGCCAGGAATGGGACATGATCGTTGCCGGCGACTACGACGTCTCGGTCAACTACTGGACCAATGACATTCTCGATCCGGACCAGAAGACCACCTTCGTCCTCGGCCACGATTCCAACAACAACTATTCGACCAACTACAAGAACGAGGCGGTGAAGGAACTGGTTGCCAAGGCGCGTCTCGAGCTCGACCCGAAGAAGCGCGAACAGATGTATGTCGATCTGCAGAAGATGGCCAAGGACGACGTCAACTGGATCGACCTCTATTACAGCCCCTATATCAACGTCTCTCGCAAGAATATCGAGAACTTCTACCAGAACCCGCTCGGCCGGTTCTTCCTGGAAGACACGGTCAAGAACTGA
- a CDS encoding dipeptide ABC transporter ATP-binding protein, translating into MSGSVLSVRDLTVRAHVDSGPRTLLDAVSLDLGKGEILGLVGESGSGKSLFCRSLVRLLPSSLLKIESGSVLLEGRDLMRIDDGEMLKVRGGEIGMIFQNPTSHLDPVMRIGDQIAEGIRYHQSLGAREARAAATEILAQVGFPDPKRQYDSYPHEFSGGMRQRAMIGVALSCNPKILIADEPTTALDVTIQAQILRLLIDIRDRRGLSIILITHDLGIVAQTCDRIAVLRGGKLLEEGPKRTILARPQHPYTINLINSHPSLPGEISAPLPELAEASQPARPLLEIDDLHVRFRAGGALLRGGAKTVSAVAGVSLQIMPGETVGIVGESGSGKSTLARAVLGLTPLSSGHVTFDGVDLALQKSAGLAKLRRETAMVFQDPYNALNPRLTIGQMLAEVLKVQGKVAKADIPVRIGELLDLVGLEREFAGRKPRSMSGGQCQRAGIARALAVDPKLIIADECVAALDVTIQAQIIELFRDLTAKMNLTLIFIAHDLAIVRNLCERVVVMYRGEIVEEGRSEEVFARPKHPYTAALIAAIPDIDPDKPLLQGVGGKDDPHSMPIQSIKRMP; encoded by the coding sequence ATGAGCGGATCCGTGCTGTCCGTCCGTGATCTCACCGTCAGGGCGCATGTCGATTCCGGCCCGCGCACGCTGCTCGATGCGGTCTCGCTCGACCTCGGCAAGGGCGAGATCCTCGGTCTTGTCGGCGAGAGCGGCTCGGGCAAGAGCCTGTTCTGCCGTTCCCTGGTGCGTCTGCTGCCCTCCTCGCTGCTGAAGATCGAAAGCGGTAGCGTGCTGCTCGAGGGGCGCGACCTCATGCGGATCGATGATGGCGAGATGCTGAAAGTGCGCGGCGGCGAGATCGGCATGATCTTCCAGAACCCGACCAGCCATCTCGACCCGGTGATGCGGATCGGCGATCAGATCGCCGAGGGCATCCGCTATCACCAGAGCCTCGGCGCCCGCGAGGCCCGCGCCGCAGCGACGGAAATCCTGGCGCAGGTCGGCTTCCCCGATCCGAAGCGCCAGTACGACAGCTATCCGCACGAATTTTCCGGCGGCATGCGGCAGCGCGCGATGATCGGCGTGGCGCTGTCCTGCAATCCGAAAATCCTGATCGCCGACGAGCCGACGACGGCACTCGACGTGACCATCCAGGCGCAGATCCTGCGGCTGTTGATTGACATTCGCGATCGGCGCGGCCTGTCGATCATTCTGATCACCCACGATCTCGGCATCGTCGCCCAGACTTGCGACCGCATTGCCGTGCTGCGCGGCGGCAAACTGCTTGAAGAGGGGCCGAAGCGGACGATTCTGGCGCGGCCGCAGCATCCCTATACGATCAACCTGATCAACAGCCACCCTTCCCTGCCGGGCGAGATATCAGCGCCATTGCCGGAGCTTGCCGAGGCCAGCCAGCCGGCGAGACCGTTACTCGAAATCGATGACCTCCACGTGCGTTTCAGAGCCGGCGGCGCCCTGCTCAGGGGCGGTGCTAAGACGGTCAGCGCCGTTGCCGGCGTCAGCCTGCAGATCATGCCGGGCGAGACGGTCGGCATCGTCGGCGAATCCGGCAGCGGCAAGAGCACGCTTGCCCGCGCCGTGCTCGGCCTCACCCCGCTTTCTTCGGGTCACGTCACCTTCGACGGCGTCGATCTGGCGCTACAGAAAAGCGCTGGCCTGGCAAAGCTCAGGCGCGAGACGGCGATGGTGTTCCAGGACCCCTATAATGCGCTCAATCCGCGGCTGACGATCGGGCAGATGCTGGCCGAGGTGCTGAAGGTGCAGGGCAAGGTCGCCAAGGCCGATATCCCTGTTCGAATCGGCGAACTGCTCGATCTCGTCGGCCTCGAACGCGAATTCGCCGGCCGCAAACCGCGCAGCATGAGCGGCGGCCAGTGCCAGCGCGCCGGCATCGCCCGGGCGCTGGCCGTCGATCCGAAGCTGATCATCGCCGACGAATGCGTGGCCGCCCTCGACGTCACCATCCAGGCACAGATCATCGAACTCTTCCGCGATCTCACGGCGAAGATGAACCTGACGCTGATCTTCATCGCCCATGATCTCGCAATCGTCCGCAATCTCTGTGAACGGGTCGTCGTGATGTATCGCGGCGAGATCGTTGAGGAAGGCCGCTCCGAAGAGGTCTTCGCGCGGCCGAAACATCCCTACACGGCGGCGCTGATCGCTGCCATTCCTGACATCGATCCTGACAAGCCGCTGCTTCAAGGTGTCGGCGGCAAGGACGATCCGCATTCGATGCCGATTCAATCAATCAAACGCATGCCATAA
- a CDS encoding putative quinol monooxygenase, producing the protein MTRFALYVPLEAKPGKEKEVADFLRSAVPLVNAEPGTISWYAIQEGPSSFAIFDTFDDEAGRDAHLNGKVAAALMENIKAGDMFAKTPEIHKLGIIADKSAK; encoded by the coding sequence ATGACAAGGTTCGCCCTATACGTTCCGCTTGAAGCCAAGCCCGGCAAGGAGAAGGAGGTCGCGGACTTCCTGCGGTCGGCAGTTCCTTTGGTGAATGCCGAGCCCGGCACGATCTCGTGGTATGCGATTCAAGAGGGGCCTTCCTCTTTCGCGATATTCGATACGTTTGATGACGAGGCTGGACGCGACGCGCATCTCAACGGAAAGGTCGCCGCCGCGTTGATGGAAAATATCAAGGCAGGCGACATGTTCGCCAAAACACCGGAAATTCATAAATTGGGTATCATCGCGGACAAATCGGCGAAGTAA
- the yghU gene encoding glutathione-dependent disulfide-bond oxidoreductase, producing the protein MSGSPDYTPPKVWTWNKVNGGQFASINRPIAGPTHDKELPIGRHPLQLYSLGTPNGQKVTIMLEELLALGHEGAEYDAWLIKIGDGDQFGSGFVAVNPNSKIPALMDRSGPKPIRVFESGAILTYLAEKFGAFLPTEPSARAECLSWLFWQMGSAPYLGGGFGHFYAYAPTKIEYAIDRFAMEVKRQLDVLDRRLAESEYLAGSQYTIADIAVWPWYGGLVKGWTYGAAEFLQVEDYKNVLRWADTIHSRPAVQRGRMVNRLSGDPSSQLHERHDASDFDTRTQDKLAAAE; encoded by the coding sequence ATGAGCGGTTCTCCCGATTATACACCCCCGAAGGTCTGGACCTGGAACAAGGTGAATGGCGGCCAGTTCGCCAGCATCAATCGCCCGATCGCGGGACCGACGCATGACAAGGAGCTTCCGATCGGCCGCCATCCGCTGCAACTCTATTCGCTCGGAACGCCGAACGGCCAGAAGGTCACCATCATGCTCGAGGAGCTGCTGGCCCTTGGCCATGAAGGTGCGGAGTATGACGCCTGGCTGATCAAGATCGGCGATGGCGACCAGTTCGGAAGCGGCTTCGTCGCGGTCAATCCCAATTCCAAGATACCGGCGCTGATGGACCGCAGTGGGCCAAAGCCGATCCGTGTCTTCGAGTCCGGTGCGATCCTCACCTATCTCGCCGAGAAGTTCGGCGCCTTCCTGCCGACCGAACCGAGCGCGCGCGCCGAATGCCTGTCATGGCTGTTCTGGCAGATGGGAAGCGCGCCCTATCTCGGCGGCGGCTTCGGCCATTTCTACGCCTATGCGCCGACGAAGATCGAATATGCGATCGACCGCTTCGCCATGGAAGTGAAGCGTCAGCTCGACGTGCTCGATCGTCGCCTCGCCGAAAGCGAGTATCTGGCAGGCAGCCAATATACGATCGCCGATATTGCCGTCTGGCCCTGGTATGGCGGGTTGGTGAAGGGCTGGACCTATGGTGCAGCCGAGTTTCTGCAGGTCGAGGACTATAAGAACGTGCTGCGCTGGGCCGACACCATCCACAGCAGGCCGGCCGTGCAACGCGGCCGGATGGTCAACCGCCTCTCCGGTGATCCCTCGAGCCAGTTGCACGAGCGCCACGACGCCAGCGACTTCGACACCAGGACGCAGGACAAGCTCGCGGCCGCCGAGTAA
- a CDS encoding ABC transporter permease — protein sequence MSIEAIAPASPGWRRFFGRRPMLVLSAGLLLFFVLVAVGAPLVAPYDPIMQNAEVRLQAPSLLHPFGTDNFGRDILSRVIWGARLDLQMALIGVIFPFVIGTTVGTIAGFFGGIVDALFMRLVDIILAFPFLVLMLSIIAILGPGLGSFYIAMALVGWVSYARLIRAQMLVLKGSDYAVAAVSLGFSRPRIMFRHLLPNAIAGSIVFSMSDATLVLLSGAAVSYLGLGVQPPIAEWGVMVAEGQSFITTAWWITLFPGLSIVCLAFGFSMLGDALGELLGVHE from the coding sequence ATGAGCATCGAGGCGATCGCCCCCGCATCCCCCGGCTGGCGCCGGTTCTTCGGCCGGCGGCCGATGCTTGTGCTCAGTGCCGGCCTGCTGCTGTTCTTCGTGCTGGTGGCGGTCGGCGCGCCCCTCGTCGCGCCCTACGACCCGATCATGCAGAATGCCGAGGTGCGCCTGCAGGCGCCGTCATTGTTGCATCCCTTCGGCACCGACAATTTCGGCCGAGACATCCTCTCCCGCGTCATCTGGGGCGCCCGCCTCGACCTGCAGATGGCGCTGATCGGCGTCATCTTCCCCTTCGTGATCGGCACGACGGTCGGCACGATCGCCGGCTTTTTCGGCGGGATCGTCGATGCGCTGTTCATGCGCCTCGTCGATATCATCCTCGCCTTCCCCTTCCTGGTGCTGATGCTGTCGATCATCGCGATCCTCGGCCCCGGCCTCGGCAGTTTCTACATCGCCATGGCGCTGGTCGGCTGGGTCTCCTATGCGCGGCTGATCCGGGCGCAGATGCTGGTGCTGAAAGGCAGCGACTATGCCGTTGCCGCCGTCAGTCTCGGCTTCAGCCGCCCGCGCATCATGTTCCGCCATCTGCTGCCGAACGCGATCGCCGGCTCGATCGTCTTTTCGATGTCCGATGCGACGCTGGTGCTTCTCAGCGGCGCTGCCGTCAGTTATCTCGGCCTCGGCGTCCAGCCGCCGATCGCCGAATGGGGTGTGATGGTCGCGGAAGGACAGAGCTTCATCACCACCGCATGGTGGATCACGCTGTTTCCCGGTCTCTCCATCGTCTGCCTCGCCTTCGGCTTCAGCATGCTGGGCGACGCGCTCGGCGAACTGCTGGGGGTGCACGAATGA